Sequence from the Desulfobacterales bacterium genome:
CACATCTGTCAACCTCACTTATGTGCGGTGTCCCGAAGTATTCCTGCACAATTTTGAGAATCATTACCGATCAGCAGTGTGTGGCATGCCGAAATAAATAACTCTGTAAAGCGTCATCTATTGGTGAAAACCATTAATCGGGAATCGGACAGATAATAATTTTTTCAGGGGTGATACGCGCGTTCGCTCTTCGGAGAAAAGGGATCCGTATGGCGGGTATATTATTTGCCTTCTTTCGAATCCGGGCAAGCCGGGGCTCAGAAATTTTTTTGAATGATCTGAAAATTTTTTTAAACCTGATTGGTTACTGGCGTAAGAAATTTTTTTAAGGAAGAATCCGGGGGGGTGGGGGGGGAAAATTCATCACGCTGATGGCATTGAGCGTAGCGTTTAAAACAGAACACTTCAACGCACGATTGATTGCATTGGCTTGCGCAATCGATAAATGGCCGGCCGATAACGGCTTTGATCCTGCAGATATGTTCCACGGCCTTGTTTGCCGAAATCACGTTCATTTGGGTATCTACAGTGACAACAGCATCCTGTACACTGCTGAAAACTGACTCCAGACGGCTGCGATGTTTTTCCAGCTCCTCTTCGTACATTTTGTTCTCAATTGCTTTGGTAATAATCTGACCCGCCGTGGTCAGAATATACACATCCTCATCTATCCAATTGCGATAATACCGGCACTCATCAAATC
This genomic interval carries:
- a CDS encoding PAS domain-containing protein, giving the protein MQVQPPWPPPFCNVSDRFIFLGKGIASLQELGELTISIPWGAEKLKKGQIINCSNVHESPILRFKERMQAGEIKSTLNFPLFIKGEFYGFMGFDECRYYRNWIDEDVYILTTAGQIITKAIENKMYEEELEKHRSRLESVFSSVQDAVVTVDTQMNVISANKAVEHICRIKAVIGRPFIDCASQCNQSCVEVFCFKRYAQCHQRDEFSPPTPPDSSLKKFLTPVTNQV